The nucleotide sequence ATAGAAGATACCTTCAGCATTCCCCTAAGCTATATAAAAAATCAAAATGACCTATTTATACTGAATGTAAAAGGCGAAAGTATGATTGAAGCCGGTATACTCGATGGTGATATGGCCATAATAGAAAAAACTGAAGCTGTTAGAAATGGTGAAATTGTAGTGGCTCTCATAGAAAATGAAGCTACAATAAAAAGATTTTTTAAAGAAAAGGATCACATAAGATTACAGCCTGAAAATAAAACTATGAGTCCTATTATAGTGAAAGATTGCAAGATACTTGGTAAGTTGGTAGGTTTATATAGAGCATATTAAAAAAGCTGCAGCAATGCAGCTTTTTCTTCTATATTATATTATTGAGTGCTATCATAACACCTATTTTAACATGGTCCAATGTTAATCCGCCCTGCAGATAAGCAATATATGGTGGTCTGATAGGTGCATCAGCAGATAGTTCTATGGAAGCACCCTGAACAAAGGCTCCGGCAGCCATTATTACTTGATCGTTATATCCTGGCATATCCCAAGGCTCGCATTCTACAAAAGAATCTATGGGTGATCCCTTCTGTATCCCCTTGCAGAATTTGATCAATTTATCTTTGTCATTGAACTTTATTGCCTGTATTATATCAGTTCTTATGTCATTATATCCTGGCAGAACTTCAAAACCTGCAAGTTCCATTATTCTTGCACATAACACGGCACCTTTTACAGCTTCAATTGATGTATGTGGAGCTAGGAACAATCCTTGGAACAGTAATCTCATCACGCCAAAAGTAGAGCCGCACTCCCCTCCTATTCCCGGAATGGTCAACCTGTAAGAGGCTTGTTCTACATATACGCTTTTGCCGGCAATATAACCACCGGTTGGAGCAATACCACCGCCTATATTCTTTATTAAAGACCCGCAAACTAAGTCAGCGCCAACCTCTGTTGGTTCTTTAACTTCAACAAATTCCCCGTAGCAATTATCTACGAAACAAATAACATCATTTCTAATAGACTTAACAAAACTGATTATTTTTTCAATTGCACTAATTCTAAGAGATTTTCTCCAACCATAACCAGTTGACCTTTGAATATGTACTAGCTTTATGGTTTTATCTTCAGTTAATTCTATTTTGATTTCATCAAAATTAAAATCTCCATCTATTAGATCGATTTGCTTATAATTGATTCCATATTCTTTTAATGAGCCTATGTTTTCTTTGCCGCTTATACCTATTATGTTGTGAAGTGTATCGTAGGGCTTGCCGCAGATAGACAGCATAGTATCTCCGGGACGTAGGTTGCCAAATAGGGCTGCACCGATAGCATGAGTTCCGTTGACAAAATGAGGCCTTACTAAGGCACTTTCACAGTTGAAGATTCTTGCATAAACCTTATCTAATGCATCTCTACCAATGTCCCCATAGCCATATCCGGTGCTGTTTGTAAAGTGCGAATCGCTGATTCTTTCTGCTTGAAAAGCAGACAGCACCTTTGCTTGGTTATACTCCCTTACTTCATCGTAGTACTTAAATTGATCAGCAACATCCCTTTCTGCAGCATCCATAAACTCAAGTACTCTATCTCCTATTTTGTATTTAAGCTTTAGAAAATTTTTCATATGTAAATTCATTTTACCACCCTCCAGTTAATCATATTATCACATAAAAAAAGAATAGGCAAATTTGCCTATTCTTCAATACCTTCATCATCATTTTGATTATTGAATAAAATAACCTTCAATGGAGTTATTGTAGATATAGCATGCTTATATATCATCATCTGTTTGCCATCACAGTCTAATACAACGGTAAAACTGTCGAATCCCTTTACTATGCCCTTTAGTTGAAAACCATTTGTAAGATATATTGTTACTGGTATTTTATTTTTTCTAGCACCATTTAAAAATATATCCTGTAAGTTGTTTGTTGATTTGTTCATTGCATCTCACCCTCCAAAATTCTCTTAATATTTTATTCGATAAAGAAATAAAAAATCCTTTATTTAGAGTAAAATTAGTTTTTATTCACAGTATTTTTTGAGTTTATATCATTTAATATATATTCAACAATGTCATCATCAGAAGTAAAATTTTCTTTTTCTATCCACTTTATCCTTGGATCTTTTCGAAACCATGTCAACTGCCTTTTAGCATAATTTCTACTACCTTTTTTTATAGCCTCAATAGCCTCATTCAAAGTCATTTTTCCGTCTAGATGATATAGAAGCTCCTTATAACCTATACCCTTCATGGCCTGCATATCTGCTGTGCAACCCATTTCTTTTAACTTCTTAACCTCCTCCAATAGTCCGCTGGACATCATTTGATCAACTCTCTTATTGATTCTGTCATATAAAATATCTCTGTTCATATTTAAAACATAGTAATAGAGTTTGAACGGTATATCAAACTTTTTCTGCTCTTCTATGACATAAGAACTAAAGGGTTTACCCGTTAATTTATAGACTTCAAGAGCTCTGATTACTCTTTTTAAGTTATTGGCATGTAATTTAGAGGCAGTTTCCGGGTCTGCATTTTGAAGCAGCTTAAAAACATATTCATTACCTTCACTGGCCGCTAGGTCTTCCAGATAGGCTCTGTAGCTTTCGTCTTTGTCAGCCTCTGTAAAGTTATAATTGCAAACTATAGAATCAATATATAGTCCAGTCCCACCCACAAGCATTGGCAGCTTATTCTTAGAGTAAATATTTTTTATATGTTCCAGCGCCATCTCTTTAAATTGAGCTACGCTAAAGCTTTCCCATGGTTCCGCAATATCTATCATATGGTGAGGAACGCCGGACATTTCTGACGGTGAAATTTTTGCTGAGCCTATATCCATGTGTTTATATATTTGCATAGAGTCAGCTGAGATGATTTCAGCATTTAAATATTTTGCTAGTTTAATAGAAATCAAAGTTTTTCCTACAGCAGTAGGTCCACCTATTATTATGAGTTTATCCTTCATATTATTCTCCTAATAGTTAACATAATATTAATTATGATTTATTGTATTCTTTTAAATCTTTTCTCAATTTCATAAAGACTCATTTTTATTATAGTTGGCCTTCCGTGTGGACAGTTATAAGGATTTTCACAATACTTTAAGTCTTCCAGTAACTTTTCAATCTCTGCCTGTGATAGTTTATCATGAGCTTTAACTGCTGCTTTACAAGCCATACGCGCAATGTTATCATACTTTACATCAATGGTGCTGGCAGTGCCGAAGTTCCTTATGTTATCAAGCATTTGCAACAGGAAACATTTACCGTCAAGTTTTCCTAAAATGTAGGGTATTTCTCTTATTGTTATAGTATTATCTCCAAAATCTTCAATATGGAAACCTGCATTAATAAATATTTCCTTATATTCATTAAACAATACATAGTCTTCTAAGGATAGTTCTAACACAAGTGGTGTCAGTGATATTTGACTGACAACTGTCCCCTTTTTTATGTCAGACCTATATCTTTCAAATAAAATTCTTTCATGAGCTGCGTGTTGGTCAATGAGATATAATTCGTCTCCTAGTTCACAAATAATATAGGTATTATAAAAGGTACCTATATATTTTAATGTGGGCAGTTTAGCATAGACCTCAGGTTGAGGGTTTATGTTACGTGCACCAATTGACTTCTCAGTTAAATTTACCCTAATATCTGTATTTATGGTATCCTTTTCCTGATAATGCTCTATTCTGCTGTTAGGTTCTCCTGATAG is from Clostridium thermarum and encodes:
- a CDS encoding aminotransferase class I/II-fold pyridoxal phosphate-dependent enzyme; translation: MNLHMKNFLKLKYKIGDRVLEFMDAAERDVADQFKYYDEVREYNQAKVLSAFQAERISDSHFTNSTGYGYGDIGRDALDKVYARIFNCESALVRPHFVNGTHAIGAALFGNLRPGDTMLSICGKPYDTLHNIIGISGKENIGSLKEYGINYKQIDLIDGDFNFDEIKIELTEDKTIKLVHIQRSTGYGWRKSLRISAIEKIISFVKSIRNDVICFVDNCYGEFVEVKEPTEVGADLVCGSLIKNIGGGIAPTGGYIAGKSVYVEQASYRLTIPGIGGECGSTFGVMRLLFQGLFLAPHTSIEAVKGAVLCARIMELAGFEVLPGYNDIRTDIIQAIKFNDKDKLIKFCKGIQKGSPIDSFVECEPWDMPGYNDQVIMAAGAFVQGASIELSADAPIRPPYIAYLQGGLTLDHVKIGVMIALNNII
- the lexA gene encoding transcriptional repressor LexA — translated: MFENLSTKQREVYEFVKKHTEEKGYPPAVREICDAVGLSSTSTVHGHLKRLEKKGLIKRDPSKPRALEIVEFAHRKREMIDIPVVGKVTAGAPILAVENIEDTFSIPLSYIKNQNDLFILNVKGESMIEAGILDGDMAIIEKTEAVRNGEIVVALIENEATIKRFFKEKDHIRLQPENKTMSPIIVKDCKILGKLVGLYRAY
- the hfq gene encoding RNA chaperone Hfq, encoding MNKSTNNLQDIFLNGARKNKIPVTIYLTNGFQLKGIVKGFDSFTVVLDCDGKQMMIYKHAISTITPLKVILFNNQNDDEGIEE
- the miaA gene encoding tRNA (adenosine(37)-N6)-dimethylallyltransferase MiaA, with protein sequence MKDKLIIIGGPTAVGKTLISIKLAKYLNAEIISADSMQIYKHMDIGSAKISPSEMSGVPHHMIDIAEPWESFSVAQFKEMALEHIKNIYSKNKLPMLVGGTGLYIDSIVCNYNFTEADKDESYRAYLEDLAASEGNEYVFKLLQNADPETASKLHANNLKRVIRALEVYKLTGKPFSSYVIEEQKKFDIPFKLYYYVLNMNRDILYDRINKRVDQMMSSGLLEEVKKLKEMGCTADMQAMKGIGYKELLYHLDGKMTLNEAIEAIKKGSRNYAKRQLTWFRKDPRIKWIEKENFTSDDDIVEYILNDINSKNTVNKN